A region of the Mycobacterium sp. NBC_00419 genome:
TGGCCTGTCACTGGGTATCGGCATCGGCGCGTTCGGCGTCGGCACGCTGGTGGCCTTCGTCGGCGGCCTGATCAAGAACCCCTGGAAGCCGGTCGTGCCCACCGCCGAAGGCAAGAAGGCGGTGCTGTGGACCTCCGGTTGGACCCCCCGCTTCACGGGCGAGACCATCTTCCTGGCCCGCGCCACCGGCCTGCCGGGCGAGTCCCCGTTCGTCAAGATGCGGCCCGAGGACCTCGACGCCGGCGGCATGGAGACGGTGTTCCCCTGGCGGGAGTCCGACGGCGACGGCACCACCTTTGAGTCGCACGAGAAGCTGGCCGAGATCGGAATGGGCGTCCGCAACCCGGTGATGCTGATCCGCATCAAACCGGTCGACATGTCCCGCGTGGTCAAGCGCAAGGGCCAGGAGAGCTTCAACTTCGGCGACCTGTTCGCCTACACCAAGGTGTGCTCGCACCTGGGCTGCCCGTCCTCGCTCTACGAGCAGCAGACCTACCGCATCCTGTGCCCGTGCCACCAATCCCAGTTCGACGCACTGCATTTCGCCCGGCCGATCTTCGGCCCGGCCGCACGGGCACTGGCGCAGTTGCCGATCACCATTGATCAGGACGGCTATCTGGTCGCCAATGGCGACTTCATCGAACCTGTCGGACCCGCATTCTGGGAGCGCACATCATGAGTTCCAAGATCGCTGATCGCCTTGCCGCCCAGGGCGACGCCGTTGACTCCCGCTACCACCCGTCGGCCGCAGTCCGGCGACAGCTGAACAAGGTCTTCCCCACGCACTGGTCGTTCCTGCTGGGTGAAGTCGCCATGTACAGCTTCATCGTCCTGCTGCTCACCGGCGTGTACCTCACGCTGTTCTTCGACCCGTCGATGGCCGAGGTCACCTACAACGGCGTGTACCAGCCGCTGCGCGGTGTGCAGATGTCGCGGGCCTACGAGACCGCCCTCGACATCAGCTTCGAGGTGCGCGGCGGTCTGTTCGTCCGCCAGGTCCACCACTGGGCTGCCCTGATGTTCGCCGCGGCGATCATGGTCCACCTGGCCCGCATCTTCTTCACCGGCGCGTTCCGCCGCCCGCGCGAGGCCAACTGGGTCATCGGCTCGCTGCTGCTGATCCTGGCGATGTTCGAGGGCTTCTTCGGCTACTCGCTGCCCGACGACCTGCTGTCGGGCACCGGCGTCCGCGCCGCCCTCTCGGGTATCACGATGGGTATCCCGGTCGTCGGCACCTGGATGCACTGGGCGCTGTTCGGCGGCGACTTCCCCGGCAGCATCTTCATCCCCCGCATCTACGCGCTGCACATTCTGCTGATCCCGGGAATCATCCTGGCGCTCATCGGAGTTCACCTGGCGCTGGTGTGGTTCCAGAAGCACACCCAGTTCCCCGGCCCCGGCCGCACCGAGAAGAACGTCGTCGGTGTCCGTGTCATGCCGGTGTTCGCGGTGAAGTCGGGCGCCTTCTTCGCGATGGTGCTCGGCATCCTGGGCCTGATGGGTGGCCTGCTGCAGATCAACCCGATCTGGCAGATCGGCCCCTACAAGCCCTCGCAGGTGTCGGCCGGTAGCCAGCCCGACTTCTACATGATGTGGACCGACGGCCTGATCCGTCTGTTCCCGCCATGGGAGATCTACTTCGGCAACCACACCATCCCGCAGCCGGTGTGGATCGCGCTGGGCATGGGTCTGGTGTTCATGCTGCTCATCGTGTGGCCGTTCCTGGAGAAGAAGTTCACCGGGGACAACGCGCACCACAACCTGCTGCAGCGTCCGCGTGACGCACCGGTCCGTACCGCGGTCGGCGCGATGGCGATCTCGTTCTACATACTGCTGACCTACGCATGCATGAACGACATCATCGCGCTGAAGTTCCACATCTCGCTGAACGCGACGACGTGGATCGGCCGCATCGGCATGCTGGTGCTGCCGCCGCTGGTGTTTTTCATCGCCTACCGCTGGGCGGTCGGCCTGCAGCGCAGTGACCGCGACGTGCTCGAGCACGGTGTGGAGACCGGCATCATCAAGCGGCTGCCGCACGGTGCCTACATCGAGCTGCACCAGCCGCTGGGACCGGTCGACGACCACGGCCACCCGATTCCGCTGGAGTACCAGGGCGCTGCCCTGCCGAAGCGGATGAACAAGCTGGGCTCCGGTGGCGCACCGGGTCGCGGCAGCTTCCTGACAGCCGATCCGGCTTCCGAGGATGCCGCACTCAACGAGGCCGCACACGCGACCGAACACAAGGCGCTGACCGCGCTGCGCGAGTGGCAGGACGACGAGCCCAGCTCGAACGGCCACAGCTCGAACGGCAATGGCCAGCACTAGTTAGTTCCACAGTCGAAACCCCGGGTCCTGCGGACCCGGGGTTTCGGCGTTTCTGCCCCGGGGCTACGCCGGTGGCTTATGCCAGACGAGCAGGTAGCGCCAGAACAACAACCGCCAAACGGTCGAGCCGGGTAACACCTGGCGCGCCAGCTCCCCCACCTGGCGGGTTGCGAGCGGGGAATGGTCACTGACGCCGCGAAACCGCACCCGCCACCGGGGCGCAGTGCCGCAGCCAGCCGCGGCAGGATGTGGTCTGCGCGAAGATGGTGCAGCACAGCGACCGACCCGTCGGGCAGCCTCGATCATCACCGGGGATGAATCCAGGCGAGGGTCACTGAGCCGCAGTTACTCGTCGAGCGCGCCGCGCAGCTCGCGAAGATAGAACACCGGGATGGCCGGCATGGCGATCGTGACGACGCCCGCCACTCCCAGTGCCACCCAGGCTGCGGTGGTGCTGTCCACGGCGAGCAGGTAGGTCGCCAGCGCGACCCCGCCCAACGCCAGACCGATCGCCCCCAGCAGGGTCGCGCTGCCCCGCAGCCACAGGCGGTCCAGCTCGGTCTGCGGGATCAACAGGTCGGCCCGCGACGTCGACGACTGCGCGAATGCCGGCTGATACGGCTCGTACGGGTCGACGGTCGCACCGAAGACCTTCAGCTTCTCCGTCGGCGCCTCCACGGGCCGCCCAGCGGCCGAAGCGGGGGTCTGTGCGGCCGGTGTGGCAGGCCGCGACGGTGCCGGCGGTTCGGTCAGCGCGGCTCGCCGGGCGCGCAGCAGCAGCGGGATCGCGCCGACGATGATCAACGCGGAGACCACGATGACGCTGTAGAGCACCCAGGGTGTCTGCTTGCCCTCGCCGCCGAGGGTGTGCCCCCGGCTGAGATCCACCAGCGCGACGATCGCGACGACCGTCACCGCGAGCAGCACCAGCCAGATCGCCCCGCATATCCCGACCAGCAGGCGGTCCACCGTCTGCGGCGATCGGCCGTCATGCTCTGTCGCCCCGGCTCCGGCGAGTTCCGTGTCGCGTGCCATCAGCAGCTTGTCTGTGCAGCGTTGTTCTGATTGGACGACAGCACTGTTCCGTCACTGGTGGTGATGGCGCAGTTGAGCTTGCTGACCAGGAACAGGCTGGAGGCCTGCACCGAGCCGACATCGGATTGAGAGATGGGTGTGACGGTCAGCGACCACGGAATGTAGACGTTGCGCTGGGTGCGGCGACGCCCCGAGGCGTCGACGTACGTCACCGTGATGATGTCGCCGGGCGCTTTCGTCCCGGTGACGCTGTAGGTCACCTGGCGCGGCCCGGCAGGCGTGGTGGTCGTGGGCGGCGGTGCCGCGGTGGTCGTGGTCACAGGCGGTGGTGCCTCCGTCGTAGCGGGCGGGGGTGGGGGTGGTGGCGGCTCCGGCGTCACGGTCACCGTCTCGGTGGGCGGCGGTGGCGGCGGCGGTTCCTCGGTCGTCGGCGGCGGGGGCGGCGGTGGCGGCGGGACTGTGGTGGTGATCTCGTCCTGCACCGGCGGAAGGCTGACGGTCGTCGTGGTCGCAGGCGTGGCCAGCTGGTCGGTGTCGGTGCTCGTCACCAGGAGCGACACCGACACCACCAGGGCAATGGCAGCGATGATCGCAGTGACACCGACGACCCAGGGCCATTTGGGCGGCTCGGCGTCTTCGACGACTTCGGCCGCTGAGTCGTAGTTGTCGTAGTCGTAGAGGCGGGGATCCGGTGCGACGTAGGGGCCGGCGGTCCACTGCTCGGATTCGGGCGCAGAGTAAGCATGAAACCCGGTGCCGCTGGTGTCCTCGCGGTACTCCTGGGTCGGTTGATCCGGGGGCTGACCGCCCGGCTCCTCATGTGGCGGATTCGGCCCGCTCATCCTCGCCTGTCCTCTTTCGACTACATCACCGCAGCACGCGGGCCAAGGACTGGCGCGCAGCATGCCGACGGATCGCGTTGCCCTGGCAGAACCCTACCCAACCGGGCGGGCAGGGCGCGTCGCAGCACACCGTTGGGCGCCAAGTGACGCCGTGTTGTGACCTTCGAAATGGTCAGTGCTTCTCGGGCCCGACGTAGTACTCGAAGACCAGGCCGGACACGGCGGCGAGCACGAAGACGACGCCGGCCGCGATCAGCCAGGGCAGCCACAGCGCAGCGCCGACGGCAGCGGTCGAGAAGGACAGGGCGATCAGGATCGGCCACCAGCTGTGCGGGGAGAAGAAGCCCAACTCCCCTGCGCCATCGCTGATTTCGGCGTCTTCGTAATCCTCGGGCCGGGTGTCGAGACGACGGGCCACGAACCGGAAGAAGGTGCCGATGATCAGCGACAGGCCGGCGGTCAACACCAGCGCGGTGGTGCCCGCCCACTCGATTCCACCGTTGCCGAACAGTGCGGTGAGTACCCCGTACACGACGGCGGCGAGGACGAAGAACGCGGTCAGGATTTCGAACAGCCTGGCTTCGATATGCATGAGCGATCCCCTACTTGCTCGCCTGCGGAATGACCTGCTCGCCCCGACGGGTGTCGAAGGGGTGCGTGGTGGTCGCTGTCGGTGACTGGTTGATGGCCTGCAACGCCTCGGCGTTGGTCTTGCCGGCGATGCGGGCGTCCATGTAGGCCTTGAAGTCGTTGGCCGACACCACGCGGACCTCGAAGTTCATCATCGAGTGGTAGGTGCCGCACATCTCGGCGCAGCGCCCGACGAATGCCCCGGTCTCCTGAATCTCGCTGACCTGGAACTTGTTCTCCGTGTGGTTGGCTTCCGGGTTCGGGAAGACGTCACGCTTGAACAGGAACTCCGGCACCCAGAACGAGTGGATGACGTCGGCGGAGGCCACCTGGAACTCGATGCGCTTGCCGACCGGAACCACCAGGACCGGGATCTCGTCGCTGGTACCCAGCGTCTCGACCTTGTCGAAGTTGAGGTAGGTGCGATCCTCGGGGTTCAGGCCGCGGACCGCGCCGACGCGCTCCTCGCCGTGTGCGTCCAGACCCTCGGGCTTGGACACCATGGCGGCCTTGCGGGCCGGGTCGGCGCCGTCGTAGTTGAAGGTGCCGTCGGTGAAGGCGATCTTCTGGTAGCCGAACTTCCAGTTCCACTGGAAGGCGGTGACGTCGATGACGACCTCGGGATTGGCCTCCCGGTGCACCACCTTCTCCTCCACAACGACGGTGAAGTAGAACAGCACCGAGATGATCAGGAACGGCACGACCGTCAGCACCAGCTCCAGCGGCATGTTGTAGCCGAACTGGCGGGGCATCGACTCATCGCCCTTGCGCTTGCGGTGGAACGCCATGGTCCAGAACGTCAGGCCCCACACGATGACACCGACGACCAGGGCTGCGATGACAGAGCCCACCCACAGATCACGCATGGAATGCGCCTCCGGAGTAATGCCCTTGGGCCATCCGAGGCCAAGGGCTTCCTGCCAGCTGCACCCGCTGAGCGTCAGCGCCAGTACACCGAAGGTGACGGCCAGCGCCACCGAACGGAGCCGGGATCCGCGGGTCTTCACTGTGGCGCCTCCTGTTTCAAGGTCCTGCTCGTGGCCCTAATGAACCGCATTTTTCGGATCGCGGGAACTTTTCCGCGCATCGAATACTACGCAGCGTAGACCACGCGCGAACAGCAAGCCCGGCACACCTCCAATTCGGTCGTGTTCCGTCATTTCCCCGACGATGCCGTGCGTTCGAAGCAGCCGTGGCCGTGCGGCATACTTGGCCGCGTGTGCGGACTGCTTGCCCTGGTTTCAGCCCCGGCAAGCGCTATCACGCCGGCGACAGTCGATGCGGTGGCCGGCGCGTCGCACCTGATGCGCCACCGCGGGCCCGACGAGCCCGGGACGTGGGCCGATGAACAGGTCGTCCTCGGTTTCAACCGGCTCTCGATCATCGACATCGCCCACTCGCATCAGCCGCTGCGGTGGGGTCCGCAGGACGATCCCGAGCGCTACGTGCTGGTGTTCAACGGCGAGATCTACAACTACCTGGAGCTGCGCGCCGAACTCGCCGAGCAGCACGGCGCGGTGTTCGCCACCGACGGCGACGGCGAG
Encoded here:
- a CDS encoding cytochrome c oxidase subunit 4, whose protein sequence is MHIEARLFEILTAFFVLAAVVYGVLTALFGNGGIEWAGTTALVLTAGLSLIIGTFFRFVARRLDTRPEDYEDAEISDGAGELGFFSPHSWWPILIALSFSTAAVGAALWLPWLIAAGVVFVLAAVSGLVFEYYVGPEKH
- the ctaC gene encoding aa3-type cytochrome oxidase subunit II; translation: MKTRGSRLRSVALAVTFGVLALTLSGCSWQEALGLGWPKGITPEAHSMRDLWVGSVIAALVVGVIVWGLTFWTMAFHRKRKGDESMPRQFGYNMPLELVLTVVPFLIISVLFYFTVVVEEKVVHREANPEVVIDVTAFQWNWKFGYQKIAFTDGTFNYDGADPARKAAMVSKPEGLDAHGEERVGAVRGLNPEDRTYLNFDKVETLGTSDEIPVLVVPVGKRIEFQVASADVIHSFWVPEFLFKRDVFPNPEANHTENKFQVSEIQETGAFVGRCAEMCGTYHSMMNFEVRVVSANDFKAYMDARIAGKTNAEALQAINQSPTATTTHPFDTRRGEQVIPQASK
- a CDS encoding DUF2561 family protein, whose product is MARDTELAGAGATEHDGRSPQTVDRLLVGICGAIWLVLLAVTVVAIVALVDLSRGHTLGGEGKQTPWVLYSVIVVSALIIVGAIPLLLRARRAALTEPPAPSRPATPAAQTPASAAGRPVEAPTEKLKVFGATVDPYEPYQPAFAQSSTSRADLLIPQTELDRLWLRGSATLLGAIGLALGGVALATYLLAVDSTTAAWVALGVAGVVTIAMPAIPVFYLRELRGALDE
- the qcrA gene encoding cytochrome bc1 complex Rieske iron-sulfur subunit produces the protein MSDVNKPTDEQLAEMSREELVELGGRIDGVETILKEPRWPIEGTRAEKRAERLVAFWLLLGGVAGLALLLVFLFWPWEYKPAGAKGNFLYTLATPMYGLTFGLSILAIGIGAVLFQKRFIPQEISVQERHDGASSELDRKTVAANLTDALEGSTIRRRKVLGLSLGIGIGAFGVGTLVAFVGGLIKNPWKPVVPTAEGKKAVLWTSGWTPRFTGETIFLARATGLPGESPFVKMRPEDLDAGGMETVFPWRESDGDGTTFESHEKLAEIGMGVRNPVMLIRIKPVDMSRVVKRKGQESFNFGDLFAYTKVCSHLGCPSSLYEQQTYRILCPCHQSQFDALHFARPIFGPAARALAQLPITIDQDGYLVANGDFIEPVGPAFWERTS
- a CDS encoding MmpS family transport accessory protein, whose translation is MSGPNPPHEEPGGQPPDQPTQEYREDTSGTGFHAYSAPESEQWTAGPYVAPDPRLYDYDNYDSAAEVVEDAEPPKWPWVVGVTAIIAAIALVVSVSLLVTSTDTDQLATPATTTTVSLPPVQDEITTTVPPPPPPPPPTTEEPPPPPPPTETVTVTPEPPPPPPPPATTEAPPPVTTTTAAPPPTTTTPAGPRQVTYSVTGTKAPGDIITVTYVDASGRRRTQRNVYIPWSLTVTPISQSDVGSVQASSLFLVSKLNCAITTSDGTVLSSNQNNAAQTSC
- the qcrB gene encoding cytochrome bc1 complex cytochrome b subunit; protein product: MSSKIADRLAAQGDAVDSRYHPSAAVRRQLNKVFPTHWSFLLGEVAMYSFIVLLLTGVYLTLFFDPSMAEVTYNGVYQPLRGVQMSRAYETALDISFEVRGGLFVRQVHHWAALMFAAAIMVHLARIFFTGAFRRPREANWVIGSLLLILAMFEGFFGYSLPDDLLSGTGVRAALSGITMGIPVVGTWMHWALFGGDFPGSIFIPRIYALHILLIPGIILALIGVHLALVWFQKHTQFPGPGRTEKNVVGVRVMPVFAVKSGAFFAMVLGILGLMGGLLQINPIWQIGPYKPSQVSAGSQPDFYMMWTDGLIRLFPPWEIYFGNHTIPQPVWIALGMGLVFMLLIVWPFLEKKFTGDNAHHNLLQRPRDAPVRTAVGAMAISFYILLTYACMNDIIALKFHISLNATTWIGRIGMLVLPPLVFFIAYRWAVGLQRSDRDVLEHGVETGIIKRLPHGAYIELHQPLGPVDDHGHPIPLEYQGAALPKRMNKLGSGGAPGRGSFLTADPASEDAALNEAAHATEHKALTALREWQDDEPSSNGHSSNGNGQH